In a genomic window of Ignavibacteria bacterium:
- a CDS encoding NAD(P)(+) transhydrogenase (Re/Si-specific) subunit beta, producing MMDSILPILYLIASVTFIIGIKMLGSPATARKGNLVAAFGMGLAIFGTIFLYKTSTGEHLANLPLIFGGLIVGTVVGWIMAKRVKMTAMPQMVSFFNGMGGACAALISLIEEAHRDPSAAHDPVHSLTIIAGLVIGSVSFSGSIIAFGKLAEKIKDLAFSGQQFLNILVLGGVAVLSVMFVLGSLSGLTFLLVLCALALAYGVLFVMPIGGADMPVVISLLNSFTGVAAACGGFLYDNMVMLIGGILVGSAGTILTIIMCKSMNRSLANVLFGGLMSAKAAASGGGKTATGTIREVTATDAAVLMAYAKQVVIVPGYGLAVAQAQHTCHQLEHELEEKGVIVKYAVHPVAGRMPGHMNVLLAEADVSYDKLVEMEEINPEFATTDVVLVVGANDVVNPAAKTDPDSPIYGMPILDVEASRQVIVMKRSMKAGYAGIENELFYRPNTSMLFGDAKASLTALVNEVKAL from the coding sequence ATGATGGACAGTATTCTACCGATCCTCTATCTCATCGCCTCTGTAACCTTCATCATCGGTATCAAGATGCTCGGCTCGCCGGCAACGGCACGCAAGGGTAATCTTGTTGCAGCCTTCGGTATGGGGCTTGCCATCTTTGGTACGATCTTCCTCTATAAGACGTCGACGGGCGAACACCTCGCCAATCTGCCGCTGATCTTCGGTGGACTCATCGTTGGTACCGTGGTTGGCTGGATCATGGCCAAACGTGTGAAGATGACGGCCATGCCGCAGATGGTGTCGTTCTTCAACGGAATGGGCGGCGCCTGCGCCGCGTTGATATCGCTCATCGAAGAAGCACACCGCGATCCATCAGCGGCGCATGACCCTGTTCATTCGCTCACGATCATCGCCGGACTTGTCATTGGAAGTGTGTCGTTCAGCGGTTCGATCATTGCCTTCGGCAAACTCGCCGAGAAGATCAAGGATCTTGCCTTTAGTGGACAACAGTTTCTCAACATCCTCGTGCTTGGCGGCGTAGCCGTTCTCTCGGTGATGTTCGTCCTGGGTTCACTCTCGGGTCTTACCTTCCTCCTGGTCCTCTGTGCACTTGCCCTTGCCTACGGCGTCCTCTTTGTGATGCCGATCGGTGGCGCAGATATGCCCGTTGTGATCTCCTTGCTCAACTCTTTCACGGGTGTTGCAGCAGCTTGTGGTGGATTCCTCTATGATAACATGGTGATGCTCATCGGCGGTATCCTTGTTGGTTCTGCCGGTACGATCCTTACGATCATCATGTGCAAGTCGATGAATCGTTCCTTGGCCAACGTGCTCTTCGGCGGACTCATGAGCGCAAAGGCTGCAGCCAGTGGCGGCGGAAAGACAGCCACCGGTACGATCCGCGAGGTCACAGCAACCGATGCAGCCGTATTGATGGCCTATGCCAAGCAGGTTGTGATCGTGCCGGGATACGGTCTCGCTGTTGCCCAAGCACAACACACGTGTCATCAGCTGGAGCATGAACTGGAAGAGAAGGGTGTGATCGTGAAATACGCCGTGCACCCGGTTGCCGGACGTATGCCAGGTCACATGAACGTCCTTCTTGCAGAGGCTGACGTGTCCTACGACAAACTCGTAGAAATGGAAGAGATCAATCCTGAGTTCGCAACAACAGACGTCGTCCTTGTGGTTGGCGCCAATGACGTGGTGAACCCAGCCGCAAAGACTGATCCTGATTCACCGATCTACGGCATGCCGATCCTGGATGTAGAAGCATCACGCCAAGTAATCGTTATGAAACGTTCGATGAAGGCCGGTTACGCCGGTATTGAAAACGAACTCTTCTACCGTCCGAACACATCAATGCTCTTCGGTGATGCAAAGGCATCGTTGACGGCGTTGGTGAATGAGGTGAAAGCTCTTTGA
- a CDS encoding NAD(P) transhydrogenase subunit alpha produces the protein MDPATLNMVYLVILMIFLGIELITHVPSVLHTPLMSGANAIHGVVIIGSIIVMGEATDMFSMILGFLAVILGTLNVVGGFVVTNRMLEMFKKRQ, from the coding sequence ATGGATCCCGCAACCCTCAATATGGTCTACCTCGTTATCCTGATGATCTTCCTCGGGATCGAGCTTATCACGCACGTTCCAAGCGTTCTGCATACACCACTGATGAGCGGCGCTAATGCCATTCACGGCGTGGTGATCATTGGCTCAATCATTGTGATGGGCGAAGCAACGGACATGTTCTCCATGATCCTCGGCTTCCTGGCCGTTATCCTCGGAACCCTCAACGTGGTCGGCGGCTTCGTCGTCACGAATCGTATGCTCGAAATGTTCAAGAAGAGGCAATGA
- a CDS encoding ligase-associated DNA damage response exonuclease: protein MGSSGLLTLTDRGLYCERGDFYIDPQRSVERAVITHAHSDHARPGMKHYLAHRDTVPLLHHRISRSISTQAVEYGEVLTMHDVSVSFFPAGHMIGSAQIRVEADGEVWVVSGDYKRQRDPYAAPFQPLRCDTFITESTFGLPIYHWPSDEDVVSDIKRWHAANASCGIASAIQVYSLGKAQRLIGLLAHHLPLAVSAGIHAANVCIRTSGIEVAETSVLSDSMSHEKLMRGLILAAGPNDLRTIPAARSAGVEMAFASGWTATEPGRRRNSGAGFVISDHVDWDDLHRTIDETEAEHIIVTHGFASEVVQYLRERGRSAEVLTT, encoded by the coding sequence ATGGGCTCTTCCGGACTTCTAACCCTCACAGATCGTGGGTTGTATTGTGAACGGGGCGACTTCTACATCGATCCTCAGCGGTCAGTAGAACGGGCCGTGATCACCCATGCCCATAGTGATCATGCCCGTCCGGGAATGAAGCACTACCTCGCTCATCGTGATACGGTCCCGCTCCTTCATCATCGGATCTCACGGTCCATCTCAACCCAGGCTGTGGAGTATGGCGAGGTTCTTACGATGCACGACGTCTCAGTCTCCTTCTTCCCTGCCGGACATATGATCGGTTCTGCACAGATCCGAGTGGAAGCTGACGGTGAGGTCTGGGTCGTGTCGGGCGACTACAAACGTCAACGTGATCCGTATGCCGCCCCCTTCCAACCACTGCGTTGTGATACCTTCATCACGGAATCAACGTTCGGTCTGCCTATCTACCACTGGCCGTCAGATGAAGATGTGGTATCGGATATCAAACGATGGCATGCTGCCAATGCCTCCTGCGGAATTGCCAGTGCCATTCAGGTGTATTCACTCGGAAAGGCGCAGAGATTGATCGGACTCCTGGCGCACCACCTGCCCCTTGCCGTCAGTGCGGGAATCCATGCTGCAAATGTGTGTATTCGTACGTCGGGCATTGAAGTAGCCGAAACGTCAGTGTTATCAGACTCCATGTCTCACGAGAAGTTGATGAGGGGGCTGATCCTTGCCGCCGGACCGAATGACCTACGCACCATACCTGCTGCACGTTCAGCCGGTGTAGAAATGGCGTTTGCTTCGGGATGGACTGCAACAGAGCCCGGCAGACGCAGAAACTCAGGCGCAGGTTTCGTCATTAGTGATCACGTTGATTGGGATGATCTCCACAGAACCATTGATGAAACAGAGGCAGAACACATCATCGTCACGCACGGTTTTGCATCAGAGGTTGTGCAGTACCTGCGCGAGCGAGGCAGGTCTGCAGAGGTGCTTACCACATGA
- a CDS encoding NADH-quinone oxidoreductase subunit H, translating to MIAMPFMLVVAFLFIGIVSRTKSLLGGRQGPGLLQHVRDGIRLFKKGAVISTTTSVVFRLAPTISFVTILLACTLVPFGASPALFSFSFDVVAFAYLLALGRFVMILAALDTGSPFEGMGANREAIYGMLVEPAFFVLFGSLAILTGHTSFTTLFSALHLGMGGVSILISAFAVYVILQIAMVESSRLPVDDPKTHLELTMIHEVMILDHSGFDLGLIMVTSSMKFALFGLLLANFHLPPNVPLWMQIGIALAVNIIFACTVGVLESFRARNRMKRNPQFILTLTSVAVLIYFSVLILTNKLVL from the coding sequence ATGATCGCCATGCCGTTTATGCTCGTTGTAGCGTTCTTGTTCATCGGCATCGTCAGCAGGACAAAGAGTCTCCTCGGTGGACGTCAGGGTCCCGGACTCCTTCAGCACGTTCGTGATGGTATCCGCCTCTTTAAAAAAGGAGCTGTGATCAGCACTACAACAAGCGTAGTGTTTCGTTTGGCACCTACCATCTCCTTTGTGACCATCCTCCTGGCTTGCACACTCGTGCCGTTTGGTGCGAGTCCGGCGCTCTTCTCCTTCAGTTTTGATGTTGTTGCCTTTGCCTATCTGTTGGCCCTTGGCAGGTTCGTGATGATCCTTGCAGCACTTGATACAGGGAGCCCCTTTGAAGGGATGGGAGCGAATAGGGAAGCGATCTACGGCATGTTGGTTGAGCCGGCGTTCTTTGTGCTCTTTGGGTCGCTGGCCATCCTCACCGGTCACACGTCATTCACAACACTCTTCTCCGCGCTCCATCTTGGAATGGGTGGTGTCTCCATCTTGATCTCTGCGTTTGCCGTCTACGTGATCCTTCAGATCGCCATGGTAGAGAGTTCGCGTCTGCCAGTTGACGATCCAAAGACACACTTGGAGCTAACGATGATCCATGAAGTGATGATCCTTGATCACAGTGGATTCGACCTTGGACTCATCATGGTCACGTCGAGCATGAAGTTCGCTCTCTTCGGACTCCTCCTGGCAAACTTCCATCTTCCTCCGAATGTGCCGCTCTGGATGCAGATCGGAATTGCCCTTGCGGTCAACATCATCTTCGCCTGCACAGTGGGCGTATTGGAGTCGTTCCGTGCCCGCAACAGAATGAAGCGCAATCCGCAGTTCATCCTCACGCTCACGTCCGTTGCCGTGCTCATCTACTTCTCGGTTCTCATCCTCACGAACAAACTGGTGCTCTGA
- a CDS encoding aminotransferase class I/II-fold pyridoxal phosphate-dependent enzyme produces the protein MTKSWEREQRMITSNIRTQIEQTEEHEHSTPLYMTSSFVFDDAEHMRALFAEEQQGNIYSRFTNPNTTEFVDKMVAMEGAEAGVATSTGMAAGFASIMGLLRSGDHIVASRAVFGSTHALLTQFLPRWGITHTYVDIDNNAQWEEAITASTKMLLVESPSNPGLEIADLEFLGQLAARRNVILNVDNTFATPLLQRPIDHGAHIVWHSATKWIDGQGRGLGGVVVGRADLLREIYLFARNTGPTMSPFNAWMFSKSLETLHVRLDRHCSNALAVAQFLESHPNVERVMYPFLTSHPQHQVAKRQMKLGGGLVSFTHKDGAEGAKRFVDRLHLASITANIGDTRTIVTHPATSTHARLTEEARQAVGITQGMVRLSIGLEDVGEIVADIAHALLNSE, from the coding sequence ATGACGAAGTCATGGGAAAGAGAACAGCGAATGATCACTTCGAATATCAGAACTCAAATAGAGCAGACTGAAGAACACGAACACTCGACGCCATTATACATGACGTCGAGTTTTGTGTTTGATGATGCCGAGCACATGCGTGCCTTGTTCGCAGAGGAGCAACAGGGCAACATCTACTCACGGTTTACGAATCCGAACACCACGGAGTTTGTAGACAAGATGGTGGCGATGGAGGGTGCAGAGGCCGGTGTTGCCACATCGACTGGGATGGCTGCTGGATTTGCCTCGATCATGGGACTCCTGCGTTCGGGAGATCATATCGTTGCATCGCGTGCAGTGTTCGGCAGCACACATGCGCTGCTTACACAGTTCTTGCCGAGGTGGGGGATCACGCATACGTATGTGGACATCGACAACAATGCGCAGTGGGAGGAAGCCATCACGGCATCAACCAAGATGCTGTTGGTGGAGAGTCCGTCAAACCCGGGGTTGGAGATCGCAGATCTTGAATTCCTTGGACAGCTTGCCGCACGTAGGAATGTGATCTTGAACGTTGATAACACGTTCGCTACGCCCCTTCTTCAACGACCTATAGATCACGGCGCTCATATCGTCTGGCACTCGGCAACGAAGTGGATAGACGGTCAGGGTAGGGGGCTTGGTGGCGTAGTGGTCGGACGTGCCGATCTTCTCCGCGAGATCTACCTCTTTGCGCGCAACACCGGCCCAACGATGTCGCCATTTAATGCATGGATGTTCTCCAAGAGCCTGGAGACACTCCACGTCCGTCTGGACCGACATTGCTCCAATGCCCTTGCCGTAGCGCAGTTCCTTGAGTCGCATCCAAACGTTGAACGTGTGATGTATCCCTTCTTGACCTCACACCCACAACACCAGGTTGCAAAGCGCCAAATGAAGCTTGGTGGCGGGCTCGTCTCCTTCACGCATAAGGACGGAGCAGAGGGGGCTAAACGTTTCGTTGATCGTCTCCATTTGGCATCCATCACAGCCAACATCGGTGACACACGAACCATCGTTACGCATCCCGCTACATCAACACATGCGCGCCTCACCGAAGAAGCACGTCAAGCCGTCGGGATCACCCAAGGCATGGTACGTCTCAGCATTGGGTTGGAGGATGTTGGGGAGATTGTGGCGGATATCGCACACGCTCTTTTGAATAGCGAATAG
- a CDS encoding NADH dehydrogenase subunit — protein MITINHLPLRVALDAIPIATVTEACSEIGAFLSADSGRHVLHMIGIPHTEGLRIVVILADDHANSVLFTSYVVGNGVIVPSLTTSHPQMHIFERDLWERHGVQYADHPWCKPVRYPMNSSHRKSIDDYPFFRLEGGESHEVGVGPIHAGVIEPGHFRFQCTGEDVVHLEIKLGYQHRDVEGELERATSSLQRSVLAESIAGDTTIGHAWAHAMAMEQLSGVTCDAITEHERAIALELERMAIHVGDLGALSLDVAWQLGSAYFGALRTPLINFFQSWCGNRFGKGLIRPGMNRFTLDAGLRISMRRMLDAFEAKFTPLANEMFALPSVVRRFEGTGIVTHAQVTSIGAVGMSARMSGLGRDIRRSHPHGSYAGHNDLGAIERDGDVLARAVIRRKEVDRSMKFIRVLLDELDQMPVVESRTITSAPAPNILVVSAVEAWRGELVHAAITGPDGQIETYRVKDPSMHNWFALALAVRNNEISDFPICNKSFDLSYCGHDL, from the coding sequence ATGATCACGATCAATCACCTTCCGCTCAGAGTTGCATTGGATGCGATCCCGATAGCGACCGTTACCGAGGCCTGTTCCGAGATCGGCGCGTTCCTCAGCGCTGATTCTGGTCGACATGTACTTCACATGATCGGTATTCCGCACACTGAGGGGCTTCGCATCGTCGTGATCCTGGCCGATGATCATGCCAATAGCGTGTTGTTCACATCGTACGTTGTTGGCAATGGAGTTATCGTCCCCTCGTTGACGACATCACATCCGCAGATGCACATCTTTGAACGAGACCTTTGGGAACGTCACGGTGTGCAGTACGCCGATCATCCATGGTGTAAGCCCGTTCGCTATCCCATGAACTCATCTCACAGGAAGTCGATCGATGACTATCCGTTCTTTCGACTGGAAGGGGGCGAATCTCATGAAGTGGGTGTGGGACCGATCCATGCTGGAGTGATCGAACCCGGACACTTCAGATTCCAATGTACAGGCGAGGATGTTGTCCATCTCGAGATCAAACTCGGATACCAACATCGCGATGTGGAAGGGGAACTCGAGCGAGCAACAAGCTCATTGCAGCGAAGTGTACTCGCAGAGTCTATCGCCGGAGATACCACGATAGGTCATGCATGGGCTCATGCAATGGCAATGGAGCAGCTTTCCGGTGTGACCTGTGACGCAATCACAGAGCATGAACGTGCCATTGCCCTCGAACTCGAACGGATGGCTATCCATGTTGGTGATCTTGGAGCACTGTCATTGGACGTAGCATGGCAACTTGGCAGTGCATACTTCGGTGCCCTCAGAACGCCCCTTATCAACTTCTTCCAATCGTGGTGTGGCAATCGTTTTGGAAAGGGGCTCATCCGACCCGGCATGAACAGGTTCACCCTTGATGCCGGACTCCGCATTTCGATGCGGCGGATGTTGGATGCGTTCGAAGCGAAGTTTACCCCACTTGCCAATGAGATGTTCGCACTCCCAAGCGTGGTTAGGCGCTTTGAAGGGACTGGCATCGTGACGCACGCTCAGGTAACGTCGATCGGTGCCGTTGGGATGTCTGCAAGAATGTCTGGTCTAGGACGGGATATCCGTCGATCGCACCCGCATGGTTCCTATGCCGGTCACAACGATCTAGGAGCGATCGAACGGGACGGAGACGTCCTTGCGCGTGCTGTGATCCGACGCAAGGAGGTGGATAGATCAATGAAGTTTATCCGCGTCTTGCTCGATGAACTCGATCAAATGCCGGTAGTGGAGTCGCGGACGATTACATCTGCGCCGGCGCCAAACATACTTGTTGTGAGTGCTGTTGAAGCATGGCGTGGTGAATTGGTCCATGCGGCCATTACGGGCCCAGACGGACAGATCGAAACGTACCGCGTCAAGGATCCTTCAATGCACAACTGGTTCGCACTTGCCTTGGCTGTGCGCAACAACGAGATCAGTGACTTCCCGATATGCAATAAGAGCTTTGACCTTTCCTACTGCGGTCACGATCTCTAA
- a CDS encoding SulP family inorganic anion transporter: MNNLFTTLRSTWRADLISGFLVFLIALPLCLGIASASGFPPIAGIMTAVVGGLLVTFLAGSEMTIKGPAAGLIVIALGAVEELGRGNAFDGYRLALAAIVVAGVLQVVFGILRSGVLGDFFPTSAVHGMLAAIGIIIMSKQMHILLGVKPEGKEPLDLLAEIPKSIANMNPEIAIIGGISLVILFTLPLIKNRYIRMVPGPMVVLLVAIPLGMAFDLGHEHTYLFLDHHSYTLGPRYLVTLPADLMSGIVFPDFSQVFSLTSIKYIIMFSLVGSIESLLSGKAIDGLDPQHRKSDLNKDLVAVGVGNTVSGLIGGLPMISEIVRSSANVNNGGKSRWANFFHGAFLLFFVALLPDLIHSIPMAALAAMLLYTGFRLASPVEFVKMYKVGKEQMVIFLVTIGVTLATDLLIGIAVGIATKFFIHLLNGVPRESIFRPFLTIKKEGDATYVIDVSHSAVFSNLISLKKHLEELDRDHDLVIDFSNTRLVDHTVMHYMHILEHDYNVRGRSFIVRGLDEHVAFSSHPAATRRKPYA, encoded by the coding sequence ATGAACAACCTTTTCACAACTCTGCGCTCCACCTGGCGCGCAGATCTCATCAGCGGCTTCCTTGTCTTCTTGATCGCACTTCCACTCTGTCTTGGCATCGCCTCGGCGAGTGGGTTCCCGCCTATAGCAGGGATCATGACGGCAGTGGTAGGGGGCTTATTGGTCACCTTCCTCGCCGGTTCGGAGATGACGATCAAGGGTCCGGCAGCCGGTCTCATCGTCATCGCCCTCGGCGCTGTTGAAGAGCTTGGTCGGGGTAATGCCTTTGATGGATACAGACTCGCACTTGCCGCCATCGTGGTTGCCGGAGTGCTCCAGGTGGTGTTTGGGATCTTGCGTTCGGGAGTACTTGGCGACTTCTTTCCAACCTCTGCGGTCCATGGCATGCTGGCGGCCATCGGCATTATCATTATGTCCAAGCAGATGCACATCCTGCTTGGTGTAAAGCCGGAGGGGAAGGAGCCCCTTGACCTACTCGCGGAGATACCGAAGAGTATTGCGAACATGAATCCGGAGATCGCGATCATCGGTGGTATCTCGCTTGTGATACTGTTCACACTGCCGTTGATCAAGAATCGATACATACGAATGGTGCCCGGACCCATGGTGGTGTTGCTCGTTGCCATTCCACTAGGGATGGCATTTGATCTTGGACATGAACACACCTACCTCTTCCTTGATCATCATTCCTACACTCTTGGACCGAGGTATCTCGTCACCTTGCCTGCTGACCTCATGAGCGGGATTGTGTTCCCCGACTTTTCACAGGTGTTCTCCCTAACATCGATCAAATACATCATCATGTTCTCTCTTGTTGGGAGTATCGAATCGCTGCTGAGCGGAAAGGCGATCGATGGGTTGGATCCGCAACATCGTAAGAGCGATCTCAACAAGGATCTCGTTGCAGTTGGTGTGGGAAATACGGTGAGTGGACTTATCGGCGGACTTCCTATGATCTCTGAGATCGTCCGTAGTAGCGCAAACGTGAACAATGGCGGTAAGAGCCGCTGGGCCAACTTCTTCCATGGGGCCTTCCTACTTTTCTTTGTTGCACTCCTGCCCGACCTCATCCACAGTATTCCGATGGCCGCCTTGGCTGCGATGCTTCTCTACACTGGTTTCCGATTGGCTTCGCCCGTTGAATTTGTGAAGATGTACAAGGTTGGGAAGGAGCAGATGGTGATCTTCCTCGTCACGATCGGTGTTACGTTGGCAACAGATCTCTTGATCGGCATCGCCGTTGGTATTGCAACGAAGTTCTTCATCCACCTGCTCAACGGTGTTCCTCGGGAGTCGATCTTCCGACCGTTCCTTACCATTAAAAAGGAGGGGGACGCAACATATGTCATCGATGTCTCACACTCAGCGGTCTTCTCAAACCTCATCTCGCTGAAAAAACACCTCGAAGAATTGGACCGTGATCACGATCTTGTGATCGATTTCTCGAATACACGGCTCGTTGATCATACCGTGATGCACTATATGCACATACTTGAGCATGACTACAACGTGCGCGGCAGATCCTTCATCGTCCGTGGACTCGACGAACACGTAGCTTTTTCCAGTCACCCTGCAGCGACCCGCAGAAAGCCCTACGCATGA
- a CDS encoding tetratricopeptide repeat protein, translating to MKFTLIVLAVVFTSAIVIAQDEQDQIQELFGKGLNAFNKGNYGEAVVFYTRCIERDSLTMNVWFNRASAYLRLREYGNAKSDLDHILTIQPELLNARMQRAVVHAEMGLVQLAFSDVSDVIKQDSTFPKAYLLRGRLRLRSMQDTMGACDDLKHAFAAGDSTALRYMPEKCR from the coding sequence ATGAAGTTCACACTCATCGTCCTTGCCGTAGTGTTCACGTCGGCCATTGTCATTGCTCAAGACGAGCAAGACCAGATCCAAGAGCTTTTTGGAAAGGGGCTCAATGCCTTCAACAAGGGCAATTATGGTGAGGCTGTGGTGTTCTATACGCGGTGTATCGAGCGCGACTCGTTAACGATGAACGTGTGGTTCAACAGGGCGTCTGCCTACCTCAGACTGCGCGAGTACGGGAATGCGAAGTCGGACCTCGACCATATTCTTACCATCCAACCCGAGCTTCTCAACGCACGAATGCAGCGTGCAGTGGTCCATGCAGAGATGGGGCTGGTGCAATTGGCGTTCAGTGACGTATCGGATGTGATCAAGCAGGACAGCACCTTCCCCAAGGCATATCTGCTGCGGGGTCGGTTGAGATTGCGGTCCATGCAGGACACCATGGGCGCATGCGATGATCTCAAACATGCATTCGCAGCTGGTGATAGTACAGCGCTTCGATATATGCCTGAAAAATGTCGGTGA
- a CDS encoding ATP-binding protein yields MMRQAVEDLPFPSVTISADELGVIGSAWLHDHWSKARLLAQAHGRCVLVIDEAQKIPNWSETVKRLWDEDTSTSVNLLVVLTGSSTMLLRKGLSESLAGRFEVLRAHHWSWSEMRDAFNITLDDYLTLGGYPGPMKLLPDSERWLLYIKESIIESTLALDVLQQERIDKPALLRNLFVLGTSLTSKIVSLQKLLGQLQDSGNAASIAHYLELLRDGGLLCGLQKYAGTIVRKRSASPKLQSYAPTLFSAVMGMASSHATSSALYRGQMVESAVGAHLLQLASTARAEVQYWREGRFEVDFVVSTPTQRVLVEVKSGNIRDAYAGATAFRKQHGDTRLIVVGSPDHPLENVLQYGLSDLF; encoded by the coding sequence ATGATGCGTCAGGCGGTTGAGGATCTTCCATTTCCATCGGTGACGATATCGGCCGATGAGCTGGGAGTGATCGGTTCAGCGTGGCTCCATGACCATTGGAGCAAGGCCCGATTGTTGGCACAGGCACATGGTCGCTGTGTTTTGGTGATAGATGAGGCACAGAAGATCCCTAACTGGTCCGAGACTGTAAAGAGGCTGTGGGATGAAGACACGTCTACTTCTGTAAATCTCTTGGTTGTGCTTACGGGCTCATCCACTATGCTTTTACGAAAAGGGCTGTCTGAAAGTTTAGCGGGACGCTTTGAGGTATTGCGTGCTCATCATTGGTCATGGAGCGAGATGCGTGATGCATTCAACATCACTCTTGATGACTACCTCACGTTAGGCGGTTATCCTGGCCCGATGAAGCTGCTTCCTGATAGCGAGCGGTGGCTTCTCTATATCAAAGAGTCGATCATTGAAAGTACTCTTGCACTTGATGTACTTCAACAAGAGAGAATCGACAAGCCGGCATTGTTGCGAAATCTCTTTGTCCTTGGCACATCACTGACTTCAAAGATCGTTTCACTGCAAAAACTACTTGGCCAGTTGCAGGATTCAGGGAATGCTGCATCTATAGCACATTATCTTGAGCTTCTCCGTGATGGAGGTCTGTTGTGTGGGCTACAGAAATATGCAGGCACAATTGTGCGGAAACGATCGGCGAGTCCAAAGCTCCAGTCATATGCACCTACTCTCTTCAGCGCTGTGATGGGTATGGCTAGTTCTCATGCAACATCGAGTGCACTGTATCGTGGTCAAATGGTAGAATCGGCAGTTGGTGCACACCTCCTGCAGCTCGCCAGTACAGCACGAGCTGAAGTTCAATATTGGCGCGAGGGGAGATTCGAAGTTGATTTTGTTGTTTCTACACCAACACAACGAGTACTCGTCGAAGTGAAGTCCGGCAATATTCGTGATGCCTATGCAGGCGCAACCGCGTTCAGGAAACAACACGGAGACACACGCTTGATCGTAGTAGGTAGCCCAGATCATCCTTTAGAAAATGTGCTACAGTACGGTCTGTCCGATCTATTCTAG
- a CDS encoding 4Fe-4S binding protein, producing MVSSLKILATTGRQTIPDVTTASLPESFRGRPVISESSCASGCTACWDTCPTSAIVITDNHVSLDLGACVFCGECADVCPEDKITFTNDHHLASNDRSALIIAEGDRSGITLDPALVRAEIVSTFGSSLKLRQVSAGGCNACELELNACGNVNFDMGRYGIEFVASPRHADGIVITGPISLNMSEANQICHDAIPDPKVVILTGACAITGGIFAKSPALQRAYIDTHNVDLYVPGCPPHPLTFINGILTMIRSRRT from the coding sequence ATGGTATCATCACTCAAGATCCTCGCAACAACCGGTCGGCAAACGATCCCTGACGTGACCACGGCTTCACTTCCGGAGAGTTTCCGCGGAAGACCCGTGATCTCCGAATCATCGTGCGCGAGCGGATGTACTGCATGTTGGGATACCTGTCCAACATCGGCGATCGTCATCACAGACAACCATGTCTCTCTCGATCTGGGAGCATGTGTGTTCTGCGGAGAATGTGCGGATGTCTGTCCCGAAGACAAGATCACCTTTACGAATGACCATCATCTTGCCAGCAATGATCGCTCAGCTCTGATCATTGCTGAAGGTGACCGCAGCGGCATAACACTCGATCCTGCATTAGTTCGCGCAGAGATCGTGTCCACCTTCGGATCATCGCTCAAGCTCCGCCAGGTCTCAGCCGGAGGATGCAATGCTTGTGAGTTGGAACTCAATGCCTGTGGTAATGTGAACTTCGACATGGGTCGGTATGGCATCGAATTCGTTGCCTCTCCACGTCACGCAGACGGGATCGTGATCACCGGACCGATCTCACTCAACATGAGTGAGGCCAATCAGATCTGTCACGATGCGATCCCTGATCCAAAGGTTGTGATCCTCACGGGAGCCTGCGCCATCACGGGCGGGATCTTCGCCAAGAGTCCGGCACTTCAACGCGCCTATATCGACACGCACAATGTAGACCTCTACGTACCCGGATGTCCGCCGCATCCACTCACGTTCATCAATGGCATCCTCACCATGATCCGGAGCAGACGAACATGA